A window of the Chloroflexus sp. Y-396-1 genome harbors these coding sequences:
- the nuoL gene encoding NADH-quinone oxidoreductase subunit L produces MELLIWLIPLLPFIGFLLNVFVIRRERTAGLVASGMVVAAFVATLIAVGVLANMPPENRRIVSTAWEWINTGSFRVPFAIMFDPLTAVMALLITGVGALIHVYSIGYMHGDPRVVRYFAYLNLFVTMMLFLVMANNLLLLFLGWEGVGLCSFLLIGFWFERKTASEAAVKAFVVNRIGDAAFILAMLAIFTYFGTLNFYSEGEGGALGFLERVGDIAGLRVGPDWQPIFVSTAISFLLLIGATGKSAQFPLFVWLPDAMAGPTPVSALIHAATMVTGGVYLMARTEPLFVASFTTQGWVTWIGALTALMAGTAAMAQWDIKRVLAYSTVSQLGFMVAACGMGAYVAAIFHLLTHGIFKALLFLAAGSVIHGTHDTQDMRRMGGLKDAMPITFRTYLIGALALAGIFPLAGFWSKDEILAHAVGHGHTPIFIILFITSLFTAFYMGRQVALIFFGTQRDPSYHPHESPQVMTVPLIVLAVGAIIGGAINLPVLHWLTNWLEPVLHEKAGEFNLWLALIATVGAVGMGYLGWWIYTTNAAKIKIGGKDPIYRYSGDIWEGMAEAWYLDRLYQRTVVAGFERLSDFLARVFDPQGVDGLVMGVGRFFGGLANGLRAVQTGYVRTYALVFTVGVLLVIGFMLWIAR; encoded by the coding sequence ATGGAACTGTTGATCTGGCTTATTCCGCTGTTGCCATTCATTGGCTTTCTGTTAAACGTGTTTGTGATTCGCCGCGAACGCACAGCCGGGTTGGTGGCGAGTGGCATGGTAGTAGCTGCATTCGTAGCGACCCTCATCGCGGTAGGCGTATTAGCCAATATGCCGCCAGAAAATCGGCGAATCGTCAGCACCGCCTGGGAGTGGATCAACACCGGGAGTTTTCGGGTGCCGTTTGCAATTATGTTTGATCCATTGACAGCAGTGATGGCACTGCTGATTACCGGTGTCGGTGCTCTGATTCATGTCTACTCGATTGGCTATATGCATGGTGATCCGCGGGTCGTGCGTTATTTTGCCTACCTCAATCTGTTCGTCACCATGATGCTCTTCCTGGTGATGGCAAACAATCTCCTGCTGCTCTTCCTTGGATGGGAGGGGGTCGGTCTCTGCTCATTTCTTTTGATCGGTTTCTGGTTCGAGCGCAAGACAGCCAGCGAAGCGGCAGTAAAAGCATTTGTGGTCAATCGCATCGGTGATGCCGCATTTATACTGGCCATGCTGGCTATTTTTACCTACTTTGGAACTCTCAATTTCTACAGCGAGGGAGAAGGTGGCGCACTCGGCTTTCTGGAGCGGGTAGGAGACATTGCCGGCCTACGAGTTGGTCCAGACTGGCAACCGATTTTTGTAAGTACAGCCATCTCATTTCTGTTACTAATCGGCGCCACCGGCAAGAGTGCGCAATTTCCGCTCTTCGTCTGGTTGCCTGATGCAATGGCTGGCCCGACCCCGGTATCGGCGCTGATACACGCGGCAACGATGGTGACCGGCGGAGTTTATTTGATGGCGCGGACCGAGCCGCTGTTTGTCGCCTCTTTTACGACTCAGGGTTGGGTGACCTGGATTGGTGCGTTGACTGCTCTGATGGCCGGAACAGCAGCGATGGCCCAATGGGACATCAAGCGTGTGCTGGCCTACAGTACTGTTTCGCAGCTAGGCTTTATGGTGGCGGCTTGTGGGATGGGTGCGTATGTGGCAGCGATCTTCCACTTGCTAACTCACGGTATCTTCAAGGCGTTACTCTTCCTGGCCGCCGGTTCGGTTATTCACGGTACGCACGACACTCAGGATATGCGGCGGATGGGTGGGTTGAAGGACGCAATGCCGATAACGTTCCGTACCTACCTGATCGGCGCGTTGGCGCTGGCAGGTATCTTCCCGCTGGCCGGTTTCTGGAGCAAAGATGAGATTTTGGCGCACGCGGTTGGGCACGGCCATACACCAATTTTCATTATTCTTTTCATCACCTCATTGTTCACCGCCTTTTATATGGGTCGCCAGGTAGCATTGATCTTCTTTGGCACGCAACGCGATCCCAGTTACCATCCGCATGAAAGCCCGCAGGTGATGACCGTTCCGCTGATTGTGTTAGCCGTCGGAGCTATCATTGGTGGTGCGATCAATCTCCCCGTACTGCACTGGCTGACCAATTGGCTTGAGCCGGTTTTGCACGAGAAGGCCGGTGAATTCAACCTCTGGCTGGCGCTGATCGCAACTGTTGGAGCGGTGGGAATGGGATATTTGGGCTGGTGGATTTACACCACCAACGCAGCCAAAATTAAGATCGGCGGCAAAGACCCAATCTATCGCTACAGCGGTGACATCTGGGAAGGCATGGCAGAGGCCTGGTACCTTGACCGTCTCTATCAGCGCACGGTTGTTGCCGGTTTCGAGCGCTTGTCGGATTTCCTGGCCCGCGTGTTCGATCCACAGGGTGTTGACGGTCTGGTGATGGGAGTTGGTCGGTTCTTTGGCGGTTTGGCCAACGGTTTGCGTGCAGTACAAACCGGTTACGTTCGCACGTATGCCCTGGTGTTCACGGTTGGCGTCTTACTTGTGATCGGGTTTATGCTCTGGATTGCTCGCTAA
- the nuoK gene encoding NADH-quinone oxidoreductase subunit NuoK, with protein sequence MVPTSYYVLLSAILFTIGVLGVLLRRNAIVVFMAVELMLNAANLALVAFARERLGVEAQAIVFFVITVAAAEVAVGLALLVAIFRTKRTADVDEVSTLKG encoded by the coding sequence ATGGTGCCCACCTCGTACTATGTGCTGCTGAGCGCCATCTTGTTTACGATTGGAGTGTTAGGGGTATTACTGCGACGCAACGCGATTGTGGTCTTTATGGCAGTTGAGTTAATGCTCAATGCCGCCAATCTGGCCTTAGTTGCCTTTGCCCGCGAACGTTTGGGGGTTGAGGCCCAAGCCATCGTCTTCTTTGTCATTACGGTGGCTGCTGCTGAGGTAGCAGTCGGTCTGGCACTTCTGGTTGCAATCTTCCGTACCAAGCGTACCGCCGATGTTGACGAAGTCAGTACATTGAAGGGCTAG